TCTGGTAAATAACGTGAGGCCGTCGGATCATTTAATCTCAACACATTATTTATTACAAACTTATACTGATGCTCCCCTTTTGCTAAATCTATCTCCACATACCAACCGTCTTTTTCTTTTCTTAATGGTGTGGCTTTAGGATCAAATTTATTAAATGCGCCTATGATTGATATTTCATTTATAGGCAGATAAGGTGTATTCTTATAAAAAAACATACTAGCCATTATTTTTTCTCCTCCTGATTGTAATTACTAACTTATTTGACTTACTAAGTTTTGTGCTTCAATTATTTTATTTATTTTGAATGCATAACATCCTCCAGAACATTGCATTACCTTACGTTTATTACAATCTTTACATTCCGAAGACGAGAGCACGTTATATCCAAAACAGTCAAACATGTTATTAAAATAAGCTTTTAATTCAAATATATTTTCAAATTCCTCAATCCTAACTTTTGCATTATCCGACAATGCGAAGCATCTAATAGCATTTAAATCTGGCAATATATCAATAACAGGTTCACAGTTGGTCATATTACAAAGTAGATTTCGATCTTCTATCTCCGTATTCTCTATTAAGTAGTAGAGCTTGTCCTTTTCTTTATTCGTCAGTATACATGAAGGCATCATATTGCAATCATAAAACGGCACTATATTATTTTCTAATACCTTATAGTAAAAACTAAGCACATAAGGTTTCATTTCTTTAAAATATGTAATCGCATCCGTGTTTTTTAGATCCTCTGTGTTTGGGACAGAAATGGCTGTCCTTAAATATTTAAACCCAAATACTTTCAATAATTCTAATATGTAATCATAATCAAAATCAGGTTTATACATATTAATTCCTAGAGTTATTCTATCCCTCATATAATACTTGTTAACAAATAGATCAAGATTTTTGACTAGCTTGTTATAGGCTGCTTCTCCCGTATCTATTGGGCTATTGCAGTTAATCAATAAGGCAAATTTGGGATGTACTAGTTGTTCAACAAACTTGTCTATATTAATTCCATTTGTAAATATAGTTACTTGATTTACTCTATTATCATGTATTAATATCTCTAGCATTTCCTTAAACTCAGGATGCATTGTTGGCTCTCCTCCGATGATTCCAATCCCTGCTCCTTGTTCTGTCATAATAAAATCGATTGCCTTTATGTAATCATCCATCGTCATATTTACATTGTTTTTATTTACAAATTCATTTGCAAAACAATATGGACATTTAAGATTACACATCTTTGTTATCATTATATTTGCCAACCTGATCGCTCCCTTTTTTATGTTTGAGGTTTCTTTACGTACAATAAAATTTTTCCAATATTAAAATCTCCTTCCTAGCGATTAACTTTCTAATAATAAAAGGTCAGACTATGAATTACTTCATAATAGTCTGACCTTTCTTGTAGCATATATCATTATTATATTCTACCTTTTACACCTATTTCCCATAACAAGCAAAGAGCAAGGCAAAAGTACCTGTCCCCTTTACCCTTGCCCTTTACCCTTGTTTTCCATCTATCGCACACAGCAATATTCCTGCTGCTAATCCTAATCTTTTATCGAATAACTGGCCGTTATCCTTTGAAAAATCTAAGTTTAACTTTATAACAAATGGATTGAAATTTTGTTTAAACTCACTTACAAGTGTACTCCCAATAAAAATGTCATAGCTTTGTGGAATCAAGCTTGTTAAAAGACGTCGTAGTACTGCAAGCAACATCTTGTCTTCCATGATTTTTCCAATTTCAACATCATTGGGGTCTAATATTACCCATTCATCCTTAAGCATTGATTTTAATCCACGTCTTCTTAATGCGCCTACTTTATCACCTGTTATAGTATCTGTCACATCGTACGTTCCAGAAAAATCTATGACCTTACGTGCTTGAATGTTCAGCAACTGTGTTGTCATATCTTCACCTGTGTATAGTCTAATGTCTTCTTTAAGCTTAAAGGCTTTCAACTTTGAAAATAATACGAGTTGACCATTTGTATCATAGACATGAAATTTTGCTCCTGCAAATGTAAAAACTTTTCTTCTAATTAAATACTTTTCTTGACTTAATTGATTCTCCATACTTCTTCCTCCTTCTAAATCTTTTTGATGGCTTTTTTATTGGATTTAATGTTACAAAACTTCCGCATTCGCTACGGTTTCGCAACCGAATGCAATCTTTGTTGAAATTAGTTCCCCCACTTAGTTAAATATTTTAATGAATAACCTCTAATAAGCACGGCCCCAATAAACCAGCTTTTCTGCTGGTTCCCCACAGCAAACACAAGTACTTCCAATTTTTTCTTGCTCAAATGGCATACATCTAGCCGTTGCACCTGTTTGTTCTTTAATGGCATTTTCGCAAGCTAGGTCACCGCACCACATAGCCTTAATAAAACCAGGAGTTTCATCAACAATTTTAGTGAATTCATCCATACTTGTTGCTTTGTAGGTGTGTTCGTTTCTATGAGTAAGCGCTTTACTTAATAAACCTGTTTGCATTTTTTCAAGTAGTAATTTTACTTCGTTCTCAAGCTGATCTAATGGAACGATTGTTTTTTCTCTTGTATCTCTTCTTACAAGAACCGCTTGGTTGTTTTCAATGTCTTTTGGTCCAATTTCAACTCTTACTGGAACACCTTTCATTTCATACTCTGCAAATTTCCAACCTGGGCTCTTGTCAGAATCATCTATTTTGACTCTTGCAAATTTACTAAGTGTTGCTTTTAACTCTGCAGCTTTTTCAAGAACGCCTTCTTTTTTCTGCATAATCGGTACTATAATAACTTCAATTGGAGCAATTGATGGTGGTAATACTAGGCCTGAATCATCGCCGTGAACCATGATTACCGCTCCAATTAATCTTGTTGTCATACCCCAAGAGGTTTGATGAACATGCTTTAACTTATTTTCTTTATCTGTATATTGAATACCAAAGGCTTTAGCAAATCCATCACCAAAGTTATGTGATGTTCCTGATTGAAGTGCTTTGCCATCATGCATCAAGCTTTCTATTGTATAAGTTGCCTTTGCGCCAGCAAATTTTTCCTTCTCAGTTTTTTGGCCTTTAACCATTGGAATAGCCAATACATTTTCGCAGAACTCTGCATAAACATTTAACATTTTAATTGTTTCTTCTTCAGCCTCTTCAGCTGTTGCATGTGCAGTATGTCCTTCTTGCCATAAAAACTCTAAAGAACGAAGGAATGGTCTAGTTGTTTTTTCCCATCTTACAACTGAACACCATTGATTATAAAGCTTTGGTAAATCTCTATAGGATTGAATGATATTCGCATAATGATCACAGAATAAAGTTTCTGATGTAGGTCTAATACATAATCTCTCTGTTAATTTATCTGTTCCGCCATGAGTAACCCATGCTACCTCAGGTGCAAAGCCCTCAACATGATCTTTTTCCTTTTGAAGTAGACTCTCCGGAATAAACATTGGCATATAAACATTTTCATGCCCTGTATCTTTAAATCTTTGATCAAGCTGTTTTTGTATGAGCTCCCAGATAGCATAGCCATAAGGTTTGATAATCATACACCCTCTAACGCTTGAATAGTCGATTAACTCTGCTTTTTTTACTACATCCGTATACCATTGTGCAAAATCCTGATCCATAGATGTTATTGCTTCAACTAATTTTTTCTCGTTTGCCATTTCTAACACTCCTTTAGTTCAATTTATTTGTTTTTTAGAAAACAAAAAATACCTCATCCCCAAGGGACGAAGTATGTCGTGGTACCACCCTAATTTAACAATATAGTACATTGTTATCTTGAAGCTTCGTAACGTGAAGTAACGTTATATTTTCATATAAAGCTCAAAGATAGGTTCAACAAGCTCTTTATAGAAATCTTACAGCCTTGGATTTCTTCTCTAGGATAACTAAACTTATTTACTATTTCTCATCATCGCAACTTAATTATTCATTTAATACTTGTAGTTTAATATAGTTACCTGACTTTGTCAAGGTATTGAACCGTACACATTTACACTAAATTTCTCTTATGATATAAATCATTTTTCTAATAATCCACACCATTAGCCCTAATGCAAGTATCGATACCAATGGCACAAAAAATGCTTGCAGAACATTAACACCGATTGATATTTCACCAATTAAAATCACTTTACCTAAATTTGTAGATGTACAAAATGCTAGGAAGGTTGACATAGATGAAAAAATCAGCGCAAACAAGCACATTTCTTTCCAATACTTGTTCTTATTGATATATAACAAAGAGAATACTACTAATAATATCCAAGTAATGATTGCTGCTATGCTCATAGGAAGGCTTAATCCATCGAAGGATATCTTCAAGCTTCCTGCTTTATCCATTAGTTTTGCAAAAGATTCACTCGTTTCTATATTATTTCCCATAAATAAAAAGCTTTTATATACCGTGAAGTTTGGTAGCATTGCTAAAATTATGCCAATTTTTCCTAAAAGAAAAAGTTTAAGGTGCAGTACTGACTTTATCAAATCAACCAAAGCAAATATCGCTCCTAAACCTAATATCAGTCTAAACAATACCCTTGTTGCTCTTATGCAACTCTTCGCTTTTCTATTATAATTCAATCCAATGATTAATTGGATAAGTAGTATGACAAAAATTGTAGTGATAACATTTAAAAAAGATACAAAATTTATATCAATATCTAGAAAATCGCCTCTAGTAACCAGTTGAAGTAGCATTAATGCTAAGGAAAACACTACGCTAGTAATCAGATATAACAATAAATTCCATGGATGAAATCCACCTTTTATCCTATCTTTATTACCTATCGCAAAAAGTGCAGCAAAAGGTATGATTGCAAATAATATGATTCCTATTCTGATTGCTCCATGGCTGTTAAAAACGGATGCACTCATAAGAATTGAAGTTAACTTAACAATGGTTCCAAACCCACCTGATCCACTACCCCCCATTGCACCAACCATTGTATCCTTTACAAAGCCCATTGCCGTAAAATTAAGTACTATTGCAAGTACAAAAGATATTAGATAGCAAATCACAAAAGCAAATAATCCAATTTTAAGACCTTCAATTAAATTGCTTTTTATTTTAGCAATATCTATTTGTTTATGTTCTGTCAGTATATTGTTTTCCATAACTTCTCCTTGACCTATTTAACGATTAAATTAATAATTTTAGCATAATCTCTGCCCTTCACTTCATAAGTACAAGTTGCTGAATCATGGTGTTCTCCATCGGCATTAATATAAAGTGTATCAACTCCAAAAGCCTTAGCACCTACGATATCTCTTGTGTAGTCGGCACTAATAATGATAGAATCTTTTTTCTTGATATCCTCTTTTGCAAAGGCAGCTTCAAAAAAACTTGTTTCAGGCTTTAACATACCAAAATCTGAAGAGAAGAAGAACTCATCAAAATACTTTCTGATTCCACCTTTTCTAAGCTCGTATAGCGCATAAGCATTTTGAGCATTCGCCAATAAAAATACATTTCGTTTCTGATTTTTCAAAGCCATAAGCATGTCAATAACACCTTCATAAACCTCTAAAGAATTCGTTGTTAACATTCTAAATACTCTAGCTGCATCCTTGGCCATTTTCTTTTTTAGTTTAATATCTTTATCTTTGAAGAGCTTATAGAAGACATCTTGTATATCAATCTCTGGGTGGCTCACCTGATTTGAATTTAATAGCTTGGTAGTTGCTTTTTGATATTTGCTTTGAAGCTCATATGCATCATAATTAGCACCATAGTAACCATAATACAACGCCATTTTTTCCCATACCATATCTGTTTCTTCGTTCGTTTCTACTGACATAAGTGTTCCATATAAATCAAAGTAATAATTCTTATACATGAATAGACCTCCTTTAAAAAGCTTAATCAAGTTAATTTTACTCTTATTTCTATTTAATATCAATGTTTTTATTCATAAGAAAAACAAAAGGATGGACTACAC
This is a stretch of genomic DNA from Firmicutes bacterium HGW-Firmicutes-1. It encodes these proteins:
- a CDS encoding proline--tRNA ligase; this translates as MANEKKLVEAITSMDQDFAQWYTDVVKKAELIDYSSVRGCMIIKPYGYAIWELIQKQLDQRFKDTGHENVYMPMFIPESLLQKEKDHVEGFAPEVAWVTHGGTDKLTERLCIRPTSETLFCDHYANIIQSYRDLPKLYNQWCSVVRWEKTTRPFLRSLEFLWQEGHTAHATAEEAEEETIKMLNVYAEFCENVLAIPMVKGQKTEKEKFAGAKATYTIESLMHDGKALQSGTSHNFGDGFAKAFGIQYTDKENKLKHVHQTSWGMTTRLIGAVIMVHGDDSGLVLPPSIAPIEVIIVPIMQKKEGVLEKAAELKATLSKFARVKIDDSDKSPGWKFAEYEMKGVPVRVEIGPKDIENNQAVLVRRDTREKTIVPLDQLENEVKLLLEKMQTGLLSKALTHRNEHTYKATSMDEFTKIVDETPGFIKAMWCGDLACENAIKEQTGATARCMPFEQEKIGSTCVCCGEPAEKLVYWGRAY
- a CDS encoding HAD family hydrolase: MYKNYYFDLYGTLMSVETNEETDMVWEKMALYYGYYGANYDAYELQSKYQKATTKLLNSNQVSHPEIDIQDVFYKLFKDKDIKLKKKMAKDAARVFRMLTTNSLEVYEGVIDMLMALKNQKRNVFLLANAQNAYALYELRKGGIRKYFDEFFFSSDFGMLKPETSFFEAAFAKEDIKKKDSIIISADYTRDIVGAKAFGVDTLYINADGEHHDSATCTYEVKGRDYAKIINLIVK